Proteins encoded in a region of the Planococcus shixiaomingii genome:
- the menB gene encoding 1,4-dihydroxy-2-naphthoyl-CoA synthase, with protein sequence MTREWITERTYEDIKYEIFNGIAKITINRPEVRNAFRPKTVHELIDAFSRARDNADVGVIVLTGEGEKAFCSGGDQSVRGHGGYVGEDEIPRLNVLDLQRLIRVIPKPVVAMVAGYAIGGGHVLHVVCDLTIAADNARFGQTGPRVGSFDAGYGSGYLARIIGHKKAREIWYLCRQYDAQEALDMGLVNTVVPLEQLEDETVQWCQEMLEMSPTALRFVKAAMNADTDGLAGLQQMAGDATLLYYTTDEAKEGRDAFKEKRKPDFGQFPRFP encoded by the coding sequence ATGACACGCGAGTGGATTACAGAACGTACATATGAAGATATTAAGTATGAAATTTTTAATGGCATTGCTAAAATTACGATTAACCGTCCGGAAGTGCGCAACGCATTCCGTCCGAAAACAGTTCACGAATTGATCGATGCATTTTCACGTGCACGCGATAATGCAGATGTGGGCGTTATCGTTTTAACTGGAGAAGGCGAAAAAGCTTTCTGTTCAGGCGGAGACCAATCCGTACGCGGACATGGCGGCTATGTAGGAGAAGACGAGATTCCACGTTTGAACGTCCTAGACCTTCAGCGTTTGATCCGTGTGATTCCAAAACCGGTCGTTGCTATGGTAGCAGGATATGCTATCGGTGGCGGACACGTATTGCATGTAGTCTGCGACTTGACGATTGCTGCAGACAACGCACGCTTCGGCCAAACTGGCCCACGCGTCGGATCGTTTGATGCCGGCTATGGTTCTGGTTACTTGGCACGCATTATCGGACATAAAAAAGCACGTGAAATTTGGTACCTATGCCGCCAATACGATGCGCAGGAAGCATTGGATATGGGCTTAGTCAACACAGTTGTTCCTCTTGAGCAGCTGGAAGACGAAACTGTTCAATGGTGTCAGGAAATGCTTGAAATGAGCCCGACAGCACTTCGTTTTGTCAAAGCGGCAATGAACGCTGATACAGACGGTTTAGCTGGTCTTCAGCAAATGGCAGGCGACGCAACGTTGCTGTACTATACAACAGACGAAGCGAAAGAAGGACGCGATGCGTTTAAAGAAAAGCGCAAACCGGACTTTGGCCAGTTCCCCCGTTTCCCGTGA
- the menH gene encoding 2-succinyl-6-hydroxy-2,4-cyclohexadiene-1-carboxylate synthase, whose amino-acid sequence MDVAVNGVRYHVEIANENKQQTVVFLHGFTGSIKTWQSIVEQLRDFKVVLIDLIGHGQSESPDLAERYGMNQQIADLEAIFTKLALTDFVLVGYSMGGRTALAYACAYPERLEALILESASPGLRTEEEQKERQDRDAALAKRILRDGIPTFVNFWQEIALFDSQKQLPEQVKQAVREERLAQNPNGLANSLVGMGTGSQQSYWEDLSRLAMPVLLVAGALDLKFTGINKKMLAVLPNARLEIVEAGHAIHVEKPLEFATIVKEYLTLEFRGGKS is encoded by the coding sequence ATGGATGTAGCAGTGAACGGCGTTCGCTATCATGTTGAAATTGCAAATGAAAACAAGCAACAAACTGTAGTGTTTTTGCATGGCTTTACCGGCAGTATCAAAACATGGCAATCAATAGTAGAACAGCTGAGAGATTTTAAAGTTGTGCTGATCGATTTGATTGGCCATGGACAGTCGGAAAGTCCGGATTTGGCGGAACGTTATGGAATGAATCAGCAAATCGCTGATTTGGAAGCTATTTTCACAAAACTAGCGTTAACGGATTTTGTGTTGGTTGGCTATTCCATGGGCGGTCGGACGGCACTTGCTTATGCTTGCGCTTATCCTGAGCGTCTCGAAGCATTAATCTTAGAGAGTGCGTCACCAGGTCTTCGAACTGAAGAAGAACAAAAAGAACGGCAAGACCGCGATGCAGCCTTAGCAAAACGGATTTTGAGAGACGGCATACCAACTTTTGTAAATTTCTGGCAAGAAATAGCGTTATTTGATAGCCAGAAACAATTGCCGGAACAAGTGAAACAAGCAGTTCGGGAAGAACGGCTGGCGCAAAATCCGAATGGTCTTGCCAATAGCTTAGTGGGTATGGGAACCGGCTCTCAGCAATCGTATTGGGAAGATTTAAGCCGTTTAGCGATGCCGGTTTTATTGGTGGCGGGGGCGTTGGATTTGAAATTTACAGGCATTAATAAAAAAATGCTTGCAGTTTTGCCAAATGCCCGTCTTGAGATTGTTGAAGCGGGCCATGCAATTCATGTGGAAAAACCGCTTGAGTTTGCTACAATAGTAAAGGAGTATTTGACTTTAGAATTTAGAGGAGGAAAATCATGA
- a CDS encoding isochorismate synthase, with translation MNSQSFSSTEKYEATRFLAYRFYTETIEVSGMSALAFFEAGSVRYKGQRMFWQNREKTFTLVGLGHAHTLTTGNHHGRFEEIQKDWQSLCKQIVNEEQSVQPVLFGGFSFDPLNKQQSEWIRFPETYFAVPMFQLILKDDRAFVSIHLITKEEETFKTFDAMRKERDTMIHAAQVSELATYEKPVVVERQEMKKEQYMQSIEKVKAIIKANQAEKVVIARALKLKYEKTLSPSAALYQVSKEQPESFLFGIEAEDQFFFGATPERLVKVENRKALSTCLAGSTPRGKTVESDAQLAEELMRDRKNRSEHQYVVSMISQVFKKHCEETVVPRTPSLMKIRDIQHLYTPVKGELRLGSTLFDLVRDLHPTPALGGEPKQAALSLIRQYESMNRGFYAAPIGWVDAEGNGEFAVAIRSALINEKEAYLYAGGGIVEDSTPESEYLETWVKFRPMLRALGGQLRDES, from the coding sequence GTGAATTCACAATCGTTTTCATCGACCGAAAAATATGAAGCGACGCGTTTCCTGGCGTATCGTTTTTATACTGAAACGATCGAAGTGTCCGGAATGTCAGCATTGGCATTTTTTGAAGCAGGGAGTGTCCGCTATAAGGGGCAACGAATGTTTTGGCAAAACCGGGAAAAGACATTTACTTTAGTTGGGCTGGGTCATGCCCATACACTGACTACAGGAAATCATCATGGACGATTTGAAGAAATTCAAAAGGATTGGCAAAGCTTATGCAAGCAGATTGTTAATGAAGAACAGTCTGTGCAACCGGTTTTATTTGGCGGGTTCTCTTTTGATCCGTTAAATAAGCAACAAAGCGAATGGATTAGATTTCCTGAAACTTATTTTGCTGTGCCTATGTTCCAGTTGATCCTCAAAGATGACCGGGCTTTTGTCAGTATCCATTTGATCACGAAAGAAGAAGAAACGTTCAAAACGTTTGATGCTATGAGAAAAGAACGGGATACAATGATTCATGCTGCTCAGGTGTCGGAATTGGCTACTTATGAGAAACCTGTAGTTGTTGAACGGCAGGAAATGAAAAAAGAGCAGTACATGCAATCAATAGAAAAAGTGAAAGCCATTATTAAAGCTAATCAAGCAGAAAAAGTGGTTATTGCGCGAGCTCTAAAATTGAAATATGAAAAGACGCTTTCGCCGTCTGCAGCTCTTTATCAAGTGTCTAAAGAACAACCAGAAAGTTTTTTGTTCGGAATAGAAGCTGAAGATCAGTTTTTCTTTGGGGCAACGCCTGAACGATTGGTGAAAGTAGAAAATCGTAAAGCACTCTCTACGTGTCTTGCAGGATCTACTCCACGAGGAAAGACAGTCGAGTCAGATGCTCAGTTGGCTGAGGAATTGATGAGAGACCGTAAAAATCGTTCTGAGCATCAATATGTAGTCTCGATGATCAGCCAAGTTTTTAAAAAGCATTGCGAGGAAACAGTTGTACCGAGAACGCCATCGTTAATGAAGATTAGGGATATTCAGCATTTGTATACTCCAGTTAAAGGAGAACTAAGACTTGGATCAACGTTGTTTGATTTGGTGCGGGATTTGCACCCGACACCGGCATTAGGCGGAGAACCAAAGCAAGCAGCTCTTAGTTTGATCCGTCAGTACGAATCGATGAACCGCGGATTTTACGCTGCACCAATAGGCTGGGTGGATGCTGAGGGCAATGGAGAGTTTGCAGTTGCCATCCGTTCGGCCTTAATTAACGAAAAAGAAGCTTATTTGTATGCAGGAGGCGGCATCGTAGAAGATTCTACTCCTGAATCGGAGTATTTGGAGACTTGGGTCAAGTTCCGCCCGATGCTTCGCGCACTTGGAGGTCAATTACGTGACGAATCGTGA
- a CDS encoding o-succinylbenzoate--CoA ligase, with the protein MSYPNWLSQRAHLSGNRMALSFNEQEWTFSEINHIAEGYAGKLTALGIQPNSRVAILSKSHPEFVFVMYACLHIGCEMVMLNERLANAELAYQIDDSAADFVLVDDVLKEKVENRDPLLFSKIKEVAPLEFAPQTQWEQDRTISIMYTSGTTGNPKGVRQTAENHFSSAVSSALNIGIAPDDVWLCSVPLFHISGFSILMRSLVYGMGVRLHEKFDAKHSAEELCSGKVTHMSMVGVMLERVLRNIEESEMTVSPRFKAILAGGGPIPVAYIKRADECGISVLQTYGMTETSSQTTTLQSADAEKKIGSSGKPLFLYQVKIDGTDTPGEKGEILIHGPQVTPGYIGKFADRKVQKGGWFHTGDVGYMDEEGFLFVVDRRSDLIVSGGENIYPAEIEKVLLAHPAVREAGVCGVPNNEWGEVPAAYVVLNKEIDLKELLDFCRGQLASYKLPKSIKEVESLPRNASNKLLRRELKAWD; encoded by the coding sequence ATGAGTTATCCGAATTGGTTATCACAGCGTGCGCATTTAAGCGGCAACCGCATGGCGCTTTCTTTCAATGAACAGGAGTGGACTTTTTCTGAAATTAATCACATCGCAGAGGGGTATGCCGGGAAATTAACGGCTCTTGGTATCCAGCCCAATTCCCGCGTGGCGATTCTGTCGAAATCTCATCCTGAGTTTGTCTTTGTCATGTATGCGTGCCTTCATATTGGCTGTGAAATGGTCATGTTGAACGAACGATTGGCTAATGCAGAACTTGCTTATCAAATCGATGATTCGGCAGCGGATTTTGTGCTTGTCGATGATGTACTGAAAGAAAAAGTGGAAAACCGCGATCCACTTCTTTTCAGCAAAATTAAAGAAGTTGCACCCCTTGAATTTGCGCCGCAGACACAATGGGAGCAGGACCGCACGATTTCGATCATGTACACTTCTGGCACGACAGGCAATCCGAAAGGCGTTCGGCAGACGGCCGAAAACCATTTTTCCAGTGCGGTGTCATCTGCTTTGAATATTGGCATTGCGCCTGACGATGTTTGGCTTTGCTCAGTACCGCTTTTTCACATTAGCGGATTTTCGATTTTGATGAGGTCTCTGGTTTATGGCATGGGTGTCAGGCTGCATGAGAAATTTGACGCCAAGCACAGCGCAGAAGAATTGTGCAGCGGGAAAGTGACACATATGTCGATGGTCGGCGTCATGCTTGAACGTGTTCTGAGAAACATAGAAGAAAGCGAAATGACAGTGTCTCCTCGGTTCAAGGCGATTCTTGCTGGAGGCGGTCCTATTCCAGTGGCATATATTAAGCGTGCGGACGAGTGCGGGATTTCTGTTTTGCAGACTTATGGCATGACTGAAACTTCTTCGCAAACAACAACGCTGCAATCGGCGGATGCGGAAAAGAAAATCGGTTCTTCCGGCAAGCCGCTGTTTTTGTATCAAGTGAAAATAGACGGAACTGATACACCGGGAGAAAAAGGCGAAATTTTAATCCATGGCCCTCAAGTGACGCCTGGTTATATCGGCAAATTTGCGGATCGAAAAGTTCAGAAAGGCGGCTGGTTCCATACGGGCGATGTCGGCTATATGGACGAAGAGGGGTTTTTATTTGTCGTTGATCGCCGTTCTGATTTGATCGTTTCTGGCGGGGAAAATATATACCCTGCGGAAATCGAGAAAGTACTGCTTGCCCATCCGGCAGTTCGTGAAGCAGGCGTTTGCGGCGTGCCGAACAACGAATGGGGTGAAGTACCGGCTGCGTATGTTGTGTTAAACAAAGAAATTGACCTTAAAGAATTATTGGATTTTTGCCGGGGCCAGTTGGCTTCCTATAAACTTCCAAAGTCAATAAAAGAGGTCGAGTCTTTGCCGCGCAACGCTTCCAATAAGCTGCTTAGAAGAGAGCTGAAAGCATGGGACTGA
- the menD gene encoding 2-succinyl-5-enolpyruvyl-6-hydroxy-3-cyclohexene-1-carboxylic-acid synthase — translation MTNREFLTEYVSAFTHSLVHLGVKNAVVSPGSRSTPLAYACMKQEGLKVYRQIDERSAAYFALGLAKASGAPVMLLCTSGTAAANYFPAIVEAYYARVPLIVVTADRPPELRDVGAPQAINQINLFGSHVKWSVDMPMPEQENRLDFLGRHLHRSVASAKTEPKGPVHINVPFREPLRIDFDQNYESHGEIAHFEAEHSLSSAAENFLQEILAQPKGLFVMGEMTEKLPDEFWKFIQKLQWPVLADPLSNVRTNIDPSCKELIIDSYDALLKNESFKEAMVPDVVVRVGPQPVSKPLSLYLTAIKPETYVVIDESPMLRDAQSVVTHHIQASADSLWRMPIEVNPETDYRMKWAKASEIYWHVVERHCNDEKDEGVLAKLFFDELEGSDLVVGSSMPIRDVDTFFKATERDIRIFANRGANGIDGVVSTAFGVQAAGNRPTYLFIGDLSFLHDMNGLIASKMQATDLTVVIMNNDGGGIFSYLPQSQEERHFEELFGTPTGLTFGDAAKMYDAEYAAVETKEQLVEALRSEKQKQVKIIEVFTDRQENVVVHRKLWEQLNEELLKQWM, via the coding sequence GTGACGAATCGTGAATTTTTAACTGAATATGTATCAGCTTTTACCCATTCGCTTGTCCATTTAGGGGTGAAAAATGCGGTGGTCAGTCCAGGTTCCCGGTCGACGCCGCTTGCGTATGCCTGCATGAAACAAGAAGGATTGAAAGTATACCGGCAGATTGATGAACGTTCAGCCGCTTATTTTGCGCTTGGTCTAGCAAAAGCTTCGGGAGCGCCAGTAATGCTGCTGTGTACTTCGGGAACGGCTGCGGCTAATTATTTTCCGGCCATTGTAGAAGCGTATTATGCCCGCGTGCCGCTTATTGTGGTGACGGCTGACCGCCCGCCAGAGCTTCGGGATGTAGGAGCTCCGCAAGCCATCAACCAAATCAATTTGTTCGGATCTCATGTAAAATGGTCAGTAGATATGCCGATGCCGGAACAGGAAAATCGCTTGGATTTTTTGGGCCGTCATTTGCATCGTTCTGTAGCATCTGCTAAAACAGAACCGAAAGGACCTGTCCATATAAACGTTCCTTTCCGGGAGCCTTTGCGGATAGATTTTGATCAAAATTATGAGAGCCATGGCGAGATTGCCCATTTTGAAGCTGAACATTCGTTATCATCTGCTGCGGAGAATTTCTTGCAAGAAATATTAGCCCAACCAAAAGGCTTATTTGTGATGGGGGAAATGACGGAAAAGCTTCCGGATGAATTTTGGAAGTTTATTCAAAAGTTGCAGTGGCCGGTCTTGGCAGATCCGCTTTCGAATGTCCGCACAAATATCGATCCATCATGCAAAGAGCTGATAATCGATTCCTACGACGCTTTGTTAAAAAATGAGTCATTTAAAGAAGCGATGGTTCCAGATGTGGTCGTTCGAGTTGGACCGCAACCGGTTTCGAAGCCGCTGTCATTGTATTTAACGGCGATTAAACCAGAAACTTATGTAGTAATAGATGAAAGCCCGATGCTCCGGGACGCTCAGTCGGTAGTTACTCACCATATTCAAGCTTCTGCTGATAGTTTATGGAGAATGCCGATTGAAGTGAATCCAGAAACGGATTATCGAATGAAATGGGCAAAGGCATCAGAAATTTATTGGCATGTGGTGGAGCGCCATTGTAATGACGAAAAGGATGAAGGCGTTTTAGCAAAACTCTTTTTTGATGAGCTAGAAGGCAGCGATTTGGTTGTTGGCAGCAGTATGCCAATTCGTGATGTAGACACGTTCTTCAAAGCGACAGAACGGGACATCCGCATTTTTGCAAACCGCGGTGCGAATGGCATCGACGGAGTTGTCTCTACGGCATTTGGTGTGCAGGCTGCCGGCAATCGTCCGACGTATTTGTTTATTGGCGATTTGTCGTTTTTGCATGATATGAACGGTTTAATTGCTTCTAAGATGCAAGCGACCGATTTGACGGTTGTTATTATGAACAACGACGGAGGCGGCATTTTTTCTTACTTGCCGCAATCACAGGAAGAGCGCCATTTTGAAGAATTGTTTGGCACTCCAACAGGATTAACGTTCGGGGATGCTGCGAAAATGTATGATGCTGAATATGCGGCAGTGGAAACAAAAGAACAACTGGTTGAAGCGCTGCGTTCAGAAAAGCAAAAACAAGTGAAAATTATCGAAGTGTTTACAGATCGCCAAGAAAATGTGGTGGTCCACCGTAAACTATGGGAACAGCTGAACGAGGAGCTGTTAAAACAATGGATGTAG